The Crassostrea angulata isolate pt1a10 chromosome 1, ASM2561291v2, whole genome shotgun sequence nucleotide sequence CTAGCTTTACTACCCTGCAGTTATAACACAGAGACATGTCCACATACAGTTAGTGGTAATTTATTAtagtataataaaatgataatgtatataaaatataatagaTAGTATGATATATGACATGTAGTACTAAATTTATGaggatttgataaaaagaatactttaatatgtagaaaatgatgtataaattatttgtacagtttaagTTTGCTACAgttgtaatttgattttaattggaTATAATTTaattgtcccccgccgcaacgcggtgcggggacatagaaatgccgggcgtccgtccgtgcgtccgtgtgtccgtccgtcacacttttttgtaagcgctctcatgcctacaaattttgacggattttcattaaatttatacgaaatgtttatactactaatactttggtcaagttcgaaaatcagcattggtcgatactttttgttggagttatagGACTTTGATCACAATAATGActgttttatctaaaaattgaccttgtaagcgctctcatacctacaaattttgacggattttcattaaatttataccaaatgtttatactactattaccttggtcaagttcgaaaatcagcattggtcgatactttttgttggagttatgggactttgaccacaataacgactaagttttataaaaacattgaccttgtaagcgctctcatgcctacaaattttgacggattttcattaaatttataccaaatgtttatactactattaccttggtcaagttcgaaaatcagcattggtcgatactttttgttggagttatcggactttgaccacaataacgactaagttttataaaaactttgaccttgtaagcgctctcatgcctacaaattttgacggattttcattaaatttataccaaatgtttatactactattaccttggtcaagttcgaaaatcagcattggtcgatactttttgttggagttatggaaCTTTGTGACGGATttatcacacttttttgtaagcgctctcatgcctacaaattttgacggattttcattaaatttatacgaaatgtttataccactattatcttggtcaagttcgaaaattagcattggtcgatactttttgttggagttatgggactttgtgaccttgtaagcgctctcatgcctacaaattttgacggatttttattaaatttataccaaatgtttataccgcTAATAATCAAGTTCTTTTAGATTGtagtattttggatatatttgtgacaggaaaaatagaaaaaaaaatgggtggtggaggtaaaaaaatgttcctcccaacctccccacacatttaattctggaacagccctgaatgtttgaaaatattccaatatacagtatactagtatattgcttgaccggcgggggaccctggaattctattcttgttctggttgtaacgcgctttctgattggctaaaaaattattttatatcgtataaagaatattgcctacgtcatagtaggAATAACGTCAAACACCTATCAATACACCTgatgttacgtttgaattttgtacaattttacgtcattttaaaggtcaaatgaccgttttcaTCTACAATgcagagtaaaaaaattaaattataagcaatgaattcaatatttattagttttatacgatataaaatggtttgaaacagtttacgcttttttataaactgcttcgcagtttataaagcgtaaactgccccaaaccattttatatcgtataaaacaaataaatattgaattcattccttaaatgaaTGCAATCAATCTCAATTCGCTTCCCATGATGATAATGATTTCAAAGCAGAAAGTGttttttgattgattgattgattgattgattgatgaatacatgtatattcaaactGTAACCTTGTCAGAATTAACCTTGTTCATTGAATTATTGGAACAAACCATTGTGCAATTAATCAATAAGcctatttttataatattgctTTAACTGTAGAACTTATTTTAAGTCCATTATAGACAGTAATTGGTTGATCACTTAATTAACATGCTTCATAGTACTTCAAATGTTGCAATAGGTTATTCAATTAAGTTTTtagaaatatggatttaaatcaatacattttgtTTGACTAGTGTTGTTAAATCccttacatgtaattattttctttttcctaGTTGAGAGATTAATCACTTAATAATTGGTTATGGttaattgtaaattgtaaatgcatgtatttaagATTAGAAGAAATCACCACACAAATTTGTAGTTAAAATAGCACACCCCCTAGCCCATTGAAATGGCTTGTCTACTTATAGAGGCCTCCACCACTGAGCTCTCTGTGGTGAAGGACATTAAATTGAGGACCCTCAATGCCAAAGTGAAGGGTTTGATGGAGCAGTTGAAGTAGACTGCAGTCAGTGGGATGTGTTTAATTGCTGGGATATTGATTATGAATCAGTGATTGGTTAAGATTTGCTCTAGCAGTCTTACACGTACCTCTGCCTACTGTACTTTATGTATCAAAGCTGCATTATAAAAGTATTACTGATAATCCATGCATTGATAATTAACCCACTTAttttataactattttattATATCAGCCAGGtgttcaaagaaataaaatgattaacatCTAGGATTAGTTTACGTTTAAGGGAgtgtatatgtgtatttttttaaaaaattatacttctGTAATAAATCAGGACTTTTTTAATCTGGcctattttttttaacgatCTGTTTGCAGGTTATAATTTAGATCAACTAGAAAAAGTATCACCAGTTCATCAGTGTTATAATAGTGGTAGCCTGTTTGTTAAAATTCTGAGACGATTGATCTTGAGTACCCATAGATATAAGACTCTGCCACCCAAACATCAGTACATTAATCACAGTCGTTATGTACAATCCTCTCGCAGGCTCCGGATCGTGGCTTGAGACTATATGCCTCCTAACGTTCTCACACTGAAATTATCTTGTAAATTTGAATTCCCTTGTAAAAGCTTTCATGAATCATTTTAATGatacaatagaaatattaatgtttatcTACAGTACCTTCTTTGTGGCTGCTTTGCTTTTCAACATCAGTGAAACGTAACGATACATggaaatgatatgaaaatttgtaaatatttattcactTTTAAAGATACCAGAATGCAGTTTGGTTTAATTGGTATTAAAAGATGTATTTATTTAGATAGTAGATGCATTCATATTGCTAGTAATTGCAattctttgaaaacaaaaatgacatGTATACAAAGTAACTCCtggaattcatattttactggtgtacatatacatttaaaCACAGTTATAGTCTTTAGGGATTGTAATGAATTTGATTATTGTCTTAATACAGGCAATACAAACAGCTTTTTGACTATCTGAAACGGCAAAAATTGTAAATACCAGGTCTTATGGATAAATCTGTGAATGTTATGTTTCTGTTTGATGACAAGGTCATGCACATTTGTGTATTCATGCAGGTATTCCAAGattaatttcattgttttgtcATGGGTATTTGAACACAGCTAGACGATTTCCTTCTAAgagatatataaatgtataggGATATCTCAATATGTGTGTTGTGAATGTAccgtctttttttttattttttatttgaacatattttattgtataagtatatgtacgatacatatacaaatggtttggACACAAGTTCTGACAACTTACTAGGTCGTTACCATTTTTTTTGTAGTTATATCATTTTCTTTCACAGTCTTTTTGTCCAGTCAGTTAAAAGATCTGCAAGTCTTGAGCTTGAAATCAACAGGGGTGTTTACAATTCTTACTTggattagaattttaaaatattgcattaGATTAATTTAtctaatcaaaatatttaattttgcgatgtgaaaattttaaaatggcaAATAAACTTTGAATATGACATTCTTTCATTTGCATTGATATCTCAGTGTCCCAtgccactttaaaaaaaatcatatgcatTGTTTTCATACTATTTTTAATGTGTTTAATAATTAGCTGAAGATTTGAGTTTTAGATATCCAATATGCATTACTTTTCTATATTAATTGAATTAGTTTGCTCTTAGCTCTTATTGAAAACTAAGGGACTTCTTTGGTAATCAGAAGCCCAGCACAAAGAGCTTATAACAAGTCTGATGATAACAAGGCCTAGCAATGGAGCGTTCAGCTTGTCAGCCCAGATTTGTCGATATCCCCCACTAGGATGAGTGAAAAGGTGTTGATAGCTGCCATCTGCTACTACCAAACCTCTGTCTGACCCTGATTTATGAAATTGACCAGTCACAGGTCCATGAAGCTTTAAAAGGCTTTTAAAGAACTTAGCATTGACTGGAACAGCAGTGCATGAAATGGCTATTGATCTTGTCTTTTCTGTATGTCAATAATTTCTACATGAAAGCAGAAATGTTGAAACGAGAAGGGGAAAGGGAGTTGGAGCCTAATAGCTATTAGCAATAAACATATGTTGCAAACACTCAAATTATAACCAAGCATGCAATTGATGACAATTTTTATTACCAGTACGGAACCTTCCATATTAAGAACAAAAACTAAAATTCATACTTTGTGGtttttaaggtcaaggtcaccatCAGTGGAGCAAAGGTTATTTAACTCTAAGGTCAGATTTAATATGTAATGGCAATTAAGTTTGGTCACTGTTCAATGTGGTTATAAATATAGCAGGGACCTAAGTTTgactaaaacatttttatttttccgGTATTTGAAATTGACTTATATGGATATGCATAATAGTAGTGAAAACATAATATTCATGGCAATGATGGATAGTCAATGTATTTTGAAGACagcatgtaaacaaaataagtAACAATGAAGACCTCCCACATAAATTTTCCGTCAAATTTTTTATCTCTGGAAAACCAATTACACAACAGATGGAGTTCTAGTCAATCAATGCTGAATGATGTCTAGTATTACCATACTGACTGcattgttatatcatttaaagacCAGTCTTGATCGATCATTgcaaacaaaatactttttattACTTGAGTgcattaatattcaaattatttctGAAACTCAATCCATACATAAGATATCTTAACTGATCCCTGCATGATGATGCCAGCAAAAAtgcatcttttattttaaatatgtttaaagtAAAGGGGGTATATGATCTGTTTTATAGTGCCAGcactaaaaatataaatcatgtttCTACCAATTTTTTGGGTATGATCGTTGAATGATATTGCacgaaaaataaattatgtttttatcatagttatatttacattttccagtgtctttgcctgtgataacactacgtatcgattttgtactatataacccataatacaattgacgccaaattgaggtgccagcggggtttgcttatttatatttaaatacttaATCGTATgattgcttaaaattatataaatataagtaataaggaatcattcttcgaATATTATGGGGTGATAAtttcataatactcaaagaatgattccttattccttatgtaTGATCACAAATGTATGGAAGTGAAAAGTGAATGTACTAACCAACATGTACAGTTAATTAGCACAGTCAACTGctttcgaatttttttttatctttcccTTTCATCTGTTTTTTATGACAGCACATCATTGCATGAAATCATGGAGGGGAAAATGTCATGTGTTTTAATCGTTTAATTTTTACctatgtgttttttttcaaactttgtaTCTCAATGGATAAAACATTAGAACATGAAAATTCAATGCCCAAATTCAGAGTTTTAAAATGTGGTTGCtaggaatttttgttttaattattttaagtttATGAATTTTAGAAAGCAAAGTTGACAGCTAGCATCCTAAATTGAtcgtttttttttccaaataaaattttacttcaCATTTTCACAAATGTGagaatatcatttttgttttggtttttagaTGAACAAGTGTGCTGCTTTTCAGAAACTtaaattaggtttttttttcatatacaatCTTTTTGAATTGTCTTCAAGCATATTAATCATACATGGTTTAcaatcatacatgttttatcacACTTAGGTATTCATACATgagtaattttaaagttaatgtattttgtgaacctataaaaaataatttgaacttTTACAATTTCCGATGCTTTTTGAACATGAACAACATTAAAAGCATGGAAGGTTATTACATTTACAGGgtttttcttcaaaacaatAATTCATCAAGTTAGACCACACAGTTTcaagtatttatattttgatggtCATACATACTTTATGCAGGGTAATATTTGCCCTGTTTCATTTTTGCCCCTTTCACCCTCGTTGTCAGTGGGTGAATTTAAAACTGGGCAAATACTAATGTTACAAGTTATTTCTTTAGTACACAATCTTATCTGGGCAAATTAAGACGGGGTGAAACCATTTTCAAGAgcagaagggcgaaaataacttggggcaaaaaaaaccaaccctgtgtacagtatatataaatattttgcatttcCTGGTTTATAAATGTTCATATATTAAGTTACAATTGGAACATGCAATAGATGCTTATTATTATTACCTTATATCCAACATCTGTTTTCTTGCCCTTTCAATCTTTACTGATTTTGGTATTGATCTGTatcattatttttgaaataatattgtatatttatgacaaataaaacattttttaagtaACCTTAATTCCACCATTCATGAAATCTATcacttatttattttctttgattgTTTGATTCCAGGATCTGTCAGTGAAGAGATTTGTGGTAGAGAAGTCCAACCAGAGGTCCTTCAGAAACGCATCCACAAAAACTCCATTCCCAAAGGTGGGGCCTCCGCAGGGGTGTACACAAAGGACAAGGATTCGACCAATCAGTGGCTGTGTATTGTGTCGTGTTGTCAAGATTCTTCTGTATGTGACTCTGccttttttcacaaaaatactTGCTACCTCATCAAATGCAATCTGACTTACCCAGGAGGGTGTGATGCCATAACCAAGAACAGCGCAAAATATAATGATACCTACTACATCAACGTCAGGGATGTGGGTATGTCGTGCAGGAAGTAATAAGACAAATtgataatgtaaattttacatatgAGACGatcaaaatgttattataaataaCTGAaacgttatttttaaaaaacattgttCTATTAAAAGTTGCAATTAAGAAAAAGTAAGCATTAATTTCGTTCAAATAATGCTGCCCATAAGTTGAAggtttgacatacatgtattattattcctAACATAATTTGATCTACTGGTATTGTGTATTGGTATCAAATAACCAGTGGGTCAAATTTGTTAATGTATACTTTTACTTTTGGTTTTgccttgtttttattttactcaTTTTGAAATAACCCCAATGATTGATTAattacaaagtaaaaaaaaaaatacataaaaatttattgatgatttttttttaaactcaacaGTGTATCAACAATGTGACTTGTTGAATAACAATGGCTGTAAGGAAGGGGAGGAGTGTAGGTACAGTTCTGAGGATGGGGCCCCTCGCTGTGTGTGTAAGTCAGGCTACATCCAGGACCAACTCGGCAACTGTGTGGGTAAGGGCCTATTGTATGTGagttttataaattatgaatttgaTCATATGGAGAATAAACGTATGATTGTGAAGAATTGTGAGTAGATGGACTATACTATTGTGGAATTAAAATTAGTTTGTTGGTGAGGGggcaattttcatggattgtcAATTTTTCAGACGTTCATGGAATATATTCTGTGTCTCATAATTTGTTGAGGGGTGAGGGAGATCCACACAATTTATGAGCCACCATGAAGTCTTACGATTTCACAGTATTGATAAAAGTTAAGATTTCTCTTCTTTCTGTATTGCAGCCCTGGCTGATCCTGCCCTAGCTGACCCCGTGTCAAGTACTGGTGAGTGTGAGTACCCCCTGGACAACACTTGTCACCAGAATGAGGAGTGTTACCTCCCTCCCCACACCCACAGGCGAGTGGGCACCTGTCGCTGTAAAGAGGGGTACCACCGCGATGGTACCAACACCTGTGTGGCCTCGGACAGTATAGGTAACAGAAAATTATCACTTGCCCTTAAAATCAGATGTaacatttcattcaaattttctttcCTCTATTTACTCCAAACTAAATTAAGAAATTTTGTACCCACTTATAGGAAAgatttcatcatttatttaatgcataataaagattgaaatttttaaaaggcCTACAAAATCAGACATCTACTAGGTTTTGCATCTAttaaagaatatacatgtaatccaATGGGAAATTCAGATTTATTTTGTCTTTGCCAAAGTTTGCTACATatgaatctttttttaatttaaagacaTGTACTATCATGacacctttatttatttgacctAGCTAAAAACTTAATATATCATTACTATATTGTTGAACTATAATTCCTGTTAGCAGGCATTTACACTTACAGTCTACTGGTAACTTGATTCAGGCAAATTAATTGATGGTTCAATCAACATTGGTGTATTGTCATCTGTTTCAGGTAAAAACAATAACACCAACACCACACTCTTACCGCCTACCACCAAGGCCGCGGTGGATAGCTCCGTTGTGGTGTGCGAGTATGGACTGGATTCCTGCGGGAAGCATCAGGAGTGTTACCTCCCTAAGAACTCACTGAAGCGGTCAGGgatctgtgtgtgtgtggaggGGTATGTCATGGGGACAGATAACCAGTGTATTCTCAATGCCAGTACCACCCCGGTGAGTACACATgcaacagtacatgtatatgtacattgtaaacatGGTTCTTGAATGTACATGTGTGATGATTACTTCATTAATGAGTATTAATCTGatgagatttttaaaatgttttagttaGAAATACTGTAAGTGTATTACTGGTAGTGTACATTTGACTGTATTATGATACGCATTTTTGGCAGAAAGCAGTGTATGCTAAATCTAGAACATCTACAATTGAAATGCAAGACTaatcaaaaatcaatttcttcTAAATATCATGCATGCCAAGTATGATAACGTTAACAGTATTGTGTAAAATATGCTAGTCAATAGCTAGTTAGTACAACTTGGGTGGATGCCTGTTCCACTACTAGTATATTTTGAAGACAATTTTATATTCAACTCATTTGAAGACATTAACAGACGAGTTAAAAATCAATGAGAaggattaaaatacatttataactaAATTCtgtttgttgggttttttaatttaacatttcaaatttaCTTTTTCCTTTATGTAATCAACAGGTCCCAAAGACAACAACTCCAGAGGTCATTCAGACAACCCCAAAAGGTAATGGTGAATCAAATATTCGTATCAGCCATGTATTTTGGATGATCCTTATTATGCagaaaaacacattttgatttaaacCAGTAGCTGCTTTACttccttttaaatatttttctggtaaaacatacatgtagttgtaaatATATTCCTTTATTGAAATGGGGGATTGTGGTATACCATAACAACAGTATCCACCCCCTATCATCTTTCCTATAATGTAGATCCTTTCCTACAATGCTGTTTTACAAAACGGTACAAAAGCTTATCTACTTGATACATTAATCATTATGTCTCTGCTGTTCTTACTATCCTGCTTTTACCTAAAGAAATCATGTGAATTTTATACACTAAAAAATCTACCTCTTTATTCCCAATTATTCTGCAGTTTATTTTGTCTTCTAAAACCCTGTCAAAATTTGCAGTTGTTCGCATTTTACATGAAAGTGAGTTCAacaaaaaatcttgtttttcattttctaaaatgaTTAAAAGCATGACTTGTTTAAACACCAGGCCATCGAAGTAAACGGGCTGGAGTAGTCAAGACAAGTGAGAaacgtaatttttttcttaaaacggCAAAGAAGGGGGACTGGTGGTGCTAGCACACAAATCTCTTCTCTAGGGGACTCATCTTTGTGCacaaaaattttacttttgagAAAGCTAGACtacttttctttcattttgaaataaattttaattaaattgaaaaatctttaatctataTGAACACATGACaggtatttttgttttttaagtaaatTTTGTCCATATACCTGAAATATTGTTTACTAGATATCTGTGCTGTTTTTTTGGTAGGAAAAGGGACCATGCATGATATTAAATGGGTCCCTGGTTTAATGTTCCCTTTTTTGTGATGGGAGACATGGATTCATACTGATACAAAAAATCCATGTGTAAGGGTTATGGAAAGTGCATGTCATTGTGCTGATTTTTAAGAACAATTAAATGTGATATTTGCATGCTGgtgtttttatatcaaattcattCTTCCATTTTTACTTGAAAGAAATGATACCTTCAAAAATTTATTCACtgattttagtacatgtatttctaaagcATATCAAAATACATGCCTATTAGTTTGAGTTTTGGGTATACATATTGCAAAGTCATCTTTTGAAtaatatcatgtacatgtatctgtttaAATGTCATGtggaatttatttatcaatctatctgcttaaaaaaatattttgagttttgttACTTTTGCAGTAACTAAGTTATCAGTATCAGCTGGGAATACTGTAGAACTACAGCTACCTAAAGATGAAACTGTCTTAACTTGCTTTGTTTTGGAGAAAGAAAACCCAGGTTTGTCTgcaaattttgttcattatcaACAAATCATTAAAGTCTGATTTATAGGAAAAAAGTTATTCGAAaaaagttattacatgtacaggtacaGGTGTTCTAAACACTTTCTTTCATTTCCAATAATAAAGAAATCATAATACAGTTTCGATTGAATTTCTCAGGATTAATTgtgtatatttcaattttaaagtgGAACAAGTTAAATGATATCCAAATGAACcaatgaatgaattaatttttatttataggaGAGAAATTTCAGTATGAATGGTCCCTAATTACCTCCCCTGAAGGTGCTGAGATTGGCAAGATGGTGGGAAAAAATACAGACAAACTAACCATTTCAAATGTAAGAAATATTGTCTTTATCTTATCCTCTATTTGTAATTAAAGGATATTGATATGCTGAATCATTTATCTTTAACTTAATTTATCTACTTATTAAgttcttttctttttccttgTCCAAATAggaataaaattttaagattcaagtttatttccTATAAAAAAGCAGTACAAATAATTACTTTCTGTCTCTTTTTTTTGTCAACAGTTGATAGCAGGTCTTTACACCTTTAAAATTGAGGTCACAGGTGTAAACCATGTTGGGGAGGCATATGTGAATGTCACAGTGTTACCACGTAAGTCAACTTATAGATATGTGAATAGAGATATGACCAAAATTAGTTTTTAGTCTTCATTAATGTTCAGCAACACAAGTTAATTATAGAATTTGGGTTGTTTTAGTTGTAGTCAAAGAGTATATCTATTATTGTAACAGCATTGTGGGTGAGGGACAAATGATTGTGGCTTATTAAGTAGCCCTTGTCTACGAATTTACATACCCATGAACGTATATACAAGcgtttgtttaatatttattaaaacaatgcCGAAATTATTACCAATTTTACATCCCCACAAACCAGAAATATTATTATTACCAACAAACATTGACCCtcacaaataaaattgattccacagtacacTTGGTAATTGTTTTAGATGACTTTGGCTCATTAAGTAAGCAGAGAACACCAAGCATTAAGTCTGACCTTCTGAAATTTTATACAGATCTCCACTTTTtctatatttatgtttacaacTACATGCAAGATGATGCTGTATAATGTTTTGCAGCTGCCAGACAGAACAGTCCCCCAGTGGCTGTGATCAATCCCAAGGAACAAGTGGTCAAACTCCCAAACTCTGCCATATTGGATGGCTCAGGTATGTAACCTCTGCCTTTAAATGTTATCCTTTTATAGATCCAAAGATTAAGGCCTGATGCTTTTTTTTACGTCTGTGTGCccttgtttttttgtttgtaaaaattgtacatgtatcatatattgTAAAGCAGCAAGAGCAAATAATATTACGAGAAATTGGAATAATTGTGAAAAGACATTGGATATTGCCTTAAATTGTGTGAAAGATGATTTTGCAAGGCTTGTCTTCTTATCACAAATGTTTCATGCAGCGAACAAGTCATTTCATGTCTTGTGTTTTTATTCAAGATAATAAATGTAGACTTGGTTGCGAAACAATACTTCTAGTAAATCACAAAGTATAGCGGTAATGAACAAAAGCTGGTTTACAATAGTCATTTGAATAGAATTAAGGTGTAGCATTCAGGAGAGCTGAATGTTTTCGCTAAGTATGACTTGTGGTTGTACTTGAATAGACAGCTCAGATGATGACAAGATTGTAAAGTACCTGTGGGAGGAGATGAGTGGACCGCTACAGGACCACAACCTGCAGGACGACCGCAACATGCTGACCCTCAAAGACCTGGTCCCCGGGTACTACGTCTTCAAGTGAGTGCAGCCCATAAATACTGATATACTGATCACTGCATAGGCTTTTAGAGTtgaactgaaaaaataaaaacagattatAGAGTTGTTGAAAAACTGATTGTAGAGTtatactgaaaaaataaaaagagttgTACTGATAAACTTATTGCAGAATATAACTGATggtaaaaactatttttaagtCAATCAATTTTTAGGTGaaaggtaaatttttttttcggaaaATGTGTTTTAAGAGAGCATCATGTTTATAGAAAGTAAACACAGACTGGTTTTTATATCTAGATTGACAGTGACTGATTCAGATGGTGCTACTAATTCAACTGTTGCCAATGTTACTGTGATAAAAGGTTGGTCCAAGTTTTTCTGCCATGTCatgaatgcatttttttctcttaagttTTTGATTTGGttgtaatttgttatttatatatgttAGCTGCTTTCATCTAGAGAAGCAAATGTTTAATTACTGATGTTTATGTATCCAAAGCctttatttgtaataatttaGCTGTTTTCTTTTAAGGCAGCAACAAAATTAATTGGTCAAAGTATTTGATTATTAAATGGATAAACATTCTAATGCCAGTCGCATAACGAGTTGAGTAAAGGATAGATCAAAACAGTgattaaaataatctttaatATTGTTCTGTATAAAGAATCACATGTTAATTTGATGCTGAAATATGAAGTTTTTTATCAagatttttatatatcttatgtGTATACAGAAACAGACTATCCTCCGAAGGCGGATGCAGGATCAGATGTTGTGATCCATCTTCCGCAGGACTCCGTTATTTTGTATGGGAATTCCAGCACTGATGACAAAGGGATCAAAAGTTATGAGTGGATTAAATCAGCTGAAGACAAACTAACTGCTGACATGACGGTATTCTCATTCATTTcgttaattatcattaacattatataaataagaaCAGAAAATATTATTCTCAAATTTATAGTGTCTTATTTTGAGTTCAGTAAATGCATAACTCTCAGAGCTTGATTAGGAGAAGATAGCTAACTAGACATAACAAATATTCTCAATTTTTTGCTGTTAAATTTCAGGGGACCACTTCTCCATATTTACACCTGTCCAAGCTACAGGTAGGAGACTACACCTTTACATTGAAAGTGACAGACACAGCAGACCAGGTGTCAACAGCCACTGTCCATCTT carries:
- the LOC128164633 gene encoding dyslexia-associated protein KIAA0319-like protein, coding for MWTMVSKSRDISSRKWMSATNCSLLLVIVFLSGSVSEEICGREVQPEVLQKRIHKNSIPKGGASAGVYTKDKDSTNQWLCIVSCCQDSSVCDSAFFHKNTCYLIKCNLTYPGGCDAITKNSAKYNDTYYINVRDVVYQQCDLLNNNGCKEGEECRYSSEDGAPRCVCKSGYIQDQLGNCVALADPALADPVSSTGECEYPLDNTCHQNEECYLPPHTHRRVGTCRCKEGYHRDGTNTCVASDSIGKNNNTNTTLLPPTTKAAVDSSVVVCEYGLDSCGKHQECYLPKNSLKRSGICVCVEGYVMGTDNQCILNASTTPVPKTTTPEVIQTTPKVTKLSVSAGNTVELQLPKDETVLTCFVLEKENPGEKFQYEWSLITSPEGAEIGKMVGKNTDKLTISNLIAGLYTFKIEVTGVNHVGEAYVNVTVLPPARQNSPPVAVINPKEQVVKLPNSAILDGSDSSDDDKIVKYLWEEMSGPLQDHNLQDDRNMLTLKDLVPGYYVFKLTVTDSDGATNSTVANVTVIKETDYPPKADAGSDVVIHLPQDSVILYGNSSTDDKGIKSYEWIKSAEDKLTADMTGTTSPYLHLSKLQVGDYTFTLKVTDTADQVSTATVHLFVKPDVNTPPVAVTAGQLTKIIPLKGLVLDGRNSTDDKKIDSYSWVQTGGTPTLKILNSDTALATAVGDITPGEYKFTLTVADQEKLKSSQDLTIVVKELPNKAPVSNAGGDRIVTLPVILVEIDGSKSMDDKKIVRYSWERDDKSLAAGDVLNGSDHGAVLQLVNLVAGKYIFKLTVFDAEGLSSSDTANLHVKEDPHKKDLLELTLDTNLEEFTVEDKENLRSQLSSMLPKSQNGDVSAEIQTLHKSPSSLLHITFYMTDIRKESRNIKPGPETSKLLKEQLESSNYHILNYKVLSLDTIVCQNNCSGHGFCDNKSKRCVCDAFWMQNFFLFNVMNGESNCDWSVLYFIIVLFLLVVALAAIVWGAICWIKKRRCRCYKWKTKKRHRYSLLQEVDDAKDEIKLLPKGKTQNSSVMMSESDLTTDEEETLFINTKKTNGFIQKPLNGVSKHIKTKLRA